In a genomic window of Myxococcales bacterium:
- a CDS encoding HAMP domain-containing histidine kinase, protein MSAGWIPRWSRIAVVTAIAAIGAALIAIVWTTHRSVNDARATMIRGLAADAAGSMRARMVEFDRDDPAARIAAAFEAAGPLHVRYVALFEGPRLIADAGASASSPAELAAWFVDAPPAQPVVIGDRIRVAYHRLGPPPRMGRMPPRGPPELLIEIDTAPVDQLDTVATWSLAIGVTAAAVLMVLALVLVRWSLRREATVRANEQARHLANLGQMSAVLAHEIRNPLASLKGNAQLLAQSLPAGERSRAKADRVVDEAVRLEHLTNDLLAFARSGEIRAAPAEPAALLRAAAADVAADRVDVVDDDAPRTWPLDADRMRQVLVNLLENAAAMSDGRVTATVARGRLGLRYVVRDHGPGFPDGDLARIFEPFYTKRTRGTGLGLAVCKRLVELHGGTLTARNAVGGGAEFTIDLPRTVA, encoded by the coding sequence GTGTCTGCTGGCTGGATCCCGCGCTGGTCGCGCATCGCCGTCGTCACCGCGATCGCGGCGATCGGCGCCGCGCTGATCGCGATCGTGTGGACGACCCACCGCAGCGTCAACGACGCCCGCGCCACGATGATCCGCGGGCTCGCGGCCGACGCCGCCGGCTCGATGCGGGCGCGCATGGTCGAGTTCGATCGCGACGACCCGGCGGCGCGGATCGCCGCGGCGTTCGAGGCCGCCGGCCCGCTCCACGTCCGCTACGTCGCCCTCTTCGAGGGCCCCCGGCTGATCGCCGACGCCGGCGCGAGCGCCAGCTCGCCGGCCGAGCTGGCCGCGTGGTTCGTCGACGCGCCGCCGGCCCAGCCGGTCGTGATCGGCGACCGCATCCGCGTCGCGTACCACCGCCTGGGCCCGCCGCCGCGGATGGGCCGCATGCCGCCGCGGGGCCCGCCCGAGCTGCTGATCGAGATCGACACCGCGCCGGTCGACCAGCTCGACACCGTCGCGACCTGGTCGCTGGCGATCGGCGTGACCGCGGCCGCGGTGCTGATGGTGCTGGCGCTGGTGCTCGTGCGCTGGTCGTTGCGGCGCGAGGCCACGGTCCGCGCCAACGAGCAGGCCCGGCACCTGGCCAACCTCGGCCAGATGTCGGCGGTGCTGGCCCACGAGATCCGCAACCCGCTGGCGTCGCTCAAGGGCAACGCCCAGCTGCTGGCGCAGTCGCTGCCCGCCGGCGAGCGCAGCCGCGCCAAGGCCGATCGCGTGGTCGACGAGGCGGTCCGGCTCGAGCACCTGACCAACGACCTGCTGGCGTTCGCGCGCTCGGGCGAGATCCGCGCGGCCCCGGCCGAGCCGGCGGCGCTGCTCCGGGCCGCGGCCGCCGACGTGGCGGCGGACCGCGTCGACGTCGTCGACGACGACGCGCCCCGGACCTGGCCGCTCGACGCCGACCGCATGCGCCAGGTGCTGGTGAACCTGCTCGAGAACGCCGCGGCGATGAGCGACGGCCGGGTGACCGCGACCGTCGCGCGCGGGCGTTTGGGGCTACGCTACGTCGTGCGCGATCACGGCCCCGGCTTCCCCGACGGCGACCTCGCCCGGATCTTCGAGCCGTTCTACACCAAGCGGACCCGCGGCACCGGCCTGGGCCTGGCGGTGTGCAAGCGCCTGGTCGAGCTCCACGGCGGCACCCTGACCGCGCGCAACGCCGTCGGCGGCGGCGCCGAGTTCACGATCGACCTGCCGCGGACGGTGGCGTGA